One Poecilia reticulata strain Guanapo linkage group LG4, Guppy_female_1.0+MT, whole genome shotgun sequence genomic window carries:
- the dcun1d4 gene encoding DCN1-like protein 4 isoform X1: MHSDAANFQLNSHLTTLASIHKIHHTLHRLNLTEDVGQDSHPSACCSRAMPPRKKRRPSAGDDLSAKKSRQDSIFRKHETSQIREEETFSSKRCLEWFYEYAGCDDVVGPEGIEKFCEDIGVEPENVVMLVLAWKLEAQSMGYFTLQEWLRGMGSLQCDSTERLRNSLDYLRSVLSDSTSFKLIYRYAFDFAREKDQRSLDLNTAKCMLGLLLGKTWPLFPVFNQFLEQSKYKVINKDQWCNVLEFSRTINLDLSNYDEDGAWPVLLDEFVEWYKERQMS; the protein is encoded by the exons ATGCACTCTGATGCGGCAA ATTTTCAGCTGAATTCCCATCTGACTACACTGGCCAGTATCCACAAGATCCATCACACCTTACACCGGCTG AATCTGACCGAAGACGTTGGACAGGACAGCCACCCGTCAG CTTGCTGCTCTAGAGCCATGCCGCCGAGAAAAAAGAGGAGACCTTCTGCCGGAGATGACTTGTCAGCCAAGAAAAGTCGCCAAGACAG CATTTTCAGAAAACACGAGACGTCGCAGATCCGGGAGGAGGAGACGTTTTCCAGTAAAAGATGTTTGGAGTGGTTCTATGAGTATGCAG GTTGTGACGACGTCGTGGGTCCAGAGGGCATAGAGAAGTTCTGCGAGGACATTGGAGTAGAGCCAGAGAAT GTGGTGATGCTAGTTCTAGCTTGGAAGCTGGAGGCTCAGAGTATGGGGTACTTCACTCTTCAGGAGTGGCTAAGAGGCATGGGCTCACTGCA gTGCGATTCCACTGAGAGACTGAGGAATTCGCTCGACTACCTGAGATCTGTCCTGAGCGACAGCACCAGTTTTAAGCTCATCTACAGATACGCCTTTGATTTCGCTCGG GAAAAAGATCAGAGGAGTCTGGACTTGAACACAGCAAAGTGCATGCTGGGGCTTCTCCTGGGGAAAACATGGCCTCTGTTTCCTGtgtttaatcagtttttagaG CAATCCAAGTACAAAGTCATCAACAAAGACCAGTGGTGCAATGTTTTAGAGTTCAGCAGGACAATCAACCTGGACCTTAGTAACTATGATGAAGATGGTGCCT GGCCTGTTTTGCTGGATGAGTTTGTGGAATGGTACAAGGAAAGACAGATGTCATAG
- the dcun1d4 gene encoding DCN1-like protein 4 isoform X3, with protein sequence MPPRKKRRPSAGDDLSAKKSRQDSIFRKHETSQIREEETFSSKRCLEWFYEYAGCDDVVGPEGIEKFCEDIGVEPENVVMLVLAWKLEAQSMGYFTLQEWLRGMGSLQCDSTERLRNSLDYLRSVLSDSTSFKLIYRYAFDFAREKDQRSLDLNTAKCMLGLLLGKTWPLFPVFNQFLEQSKYKVINKDQWCNVLEFSRTINLDLSNYDEDGAWPVLLDEFVEWYKERQMS encoded by the exons ATGCCGCCGAGAAAAAAGAGGAGACCTTCTGCCGGAGATGACTTGTCAGCCAAGAAAAGTCGCCAAGACAG CATTTTCAGAAAACACGAGACGTCGCAGATCCGGGAGGAGGAGACGTTTTCCAGTAAAAGATGTTTGGAGTGGTTCTATGAGTATGCAG GTTGTGACGACGTCGTGGGTCCAGAGGGCATAGAGAAGTTCTGCGAGGACATTGGAGTAGAGCCAGAGAAT GTGGTGATGCTAGTTCTAGCTTGGAAGCTGGAGGCTCAGAGTATGGGGTACTTCACTCTTCAGGAGTGGCTAAGAGGCATGGGCTCACTGCA gTGCGATTCCACTGAGAGACTGAGGAATTCGCTCGACTACCTGAGATCTGTCCTGAGCGACAGCACCAGTTTTAAGCTCATCTACAGATACGCCTTTGATTTCGCTCGG GAAAAAGATCAGAGGAGTCTGGACTTGAACACAGCAAAGTGCATGCTGGGGCTTCTCCTGGGGAAAACATGGCCTCTGTTTCCTGtgtttaatcagtttttagaG CAATCCAAGTACAAAGTCATCAACAAAGACCAGTGGTGCAATGTTTTAGAGTTCAGCAGGACAATCAACCTGGACCTTAGTAACTATGATGAAGATGGTGCCT GGCCTGTTTTGCTGGATGAGTTTGTGGAATGGTACAAGGAAAGACAGATGTCATAG
- the ociad2 gene encoding OCIA domain-containing protein 2, with translation MSSGSGEATTVKTGETPAAPDSAPAKQGWKCPLSDAHVHREDVRKVWKECQEDSFWYRALPLSVGSMAVTGGLIYNGVWKSSARFGPFPKLAVAGLLGFAVGKASYIGTCRSKFQELGIKDGPGSGSWSRKGPCGPGHRHCHHECEECKKKPQAAPAEQA, from the exons ATGAGTTCTGGAAGTGGAGAAGCTACAACAGTGAAGACAGGAGAGACTCCTGCTGCTCCTGATTCAGCTCCAGCCAAACAGGGCTGGAAG TGTCCCCTGAGCGACGCTCACGTCCACCGGGAAGATGTGAGGAAGGTGTGGAAAGAGTGCCAAGAGGACAGCTTCTGGTACAGAG ctctcCCCCTGTCTGTGGGGAGCATGGCTGTCACTGGTGGTCTAATCTACAATG GTGTTTGGAAATCATCAGCAAGGTTTGGCCCTTTTCCAAAACTAGCAG TTGCGGGGCTCCTCGGGTTTGCTGTGGGAAAAGCTTCGTATATTGGAACTTGTCGAAGCAAGTTCCAGGAGCTTGGTATTAAAGACGGGCCGGGATCTGGGTCCTGGTCCAGAAAAGGCCCGTGTGGTCCAGGACACAG ACACTGCCATCATGAGTGTGAAGAATGCAAGAAAAAACCTCAAGCTGCACCAGCAGAGCAAGCTTAA
- the dcun1d4 gene encoding DCN1-like protein 4 isoform X2, protein MVIDFQLNSHLTTLASIHKIHHTLHRLNLTEDVGQDSHPSACCSRAMPPRKKRRPSAGDDLSAKKSRQDSIFRKHETSQIREEETFSSKRCLEWFYEYAGCDDVVGPEGIEKFCEDIGVEPENVVMLVLAWKLEAQSMGYFTLQEWLRGMGSLQCDSTERLRNSLDYLRSVLSDSTSFKLIYRYAFDFAREKDQRSLDLNTAKCMLGLLLGKTWPLFPVFNQFLEQSKYKVINKDQWCNVLEFSRTINLDLSNYDEDGAWPVLLDEFVEWYKERQMS, encoded by the exons ATGGTTATCG ATTTTCAGCTGAATTCCCATCTGACTACACTGGCCAGTATCCACAAGATCCATCACACCTTACACCGGCTG AATCTGACCGAAGACGTTGGACAGGACAGCCACCCGTCAG CTTGCTGCTCTAGAGCCATGCCGCCGAGAAAAAAGAGGAGACCTTCTGCCGGAGATGACTTGTCAGCCAAGAAAAGTCGCCAAGACAG CATTTTCAGAAAACACGAGACGTCGCAGATCCGGGAGGAGGAGACGTTTTCCAGTAAAAGATGTTTGGAGTGGTTCTATGAGTATGCAG GTTGTGACGACGTCGTGGGTCCAGAGGGCATAGAGAAGTTCTGCGAGGACATTGGAGTAGAGCCAGAGAAT GTGGTGATGCTAGTTCTAGCTTGGAAGCTGGAGGCTCAGAGTATGGGGTACTTCACTCTTCAGGAGTGGCTAAGAGGCATGGGCTCACTGCA gTGCGATTCCACTGAGAGACTGAGGAATTCGCTCGACTACCTGAGATCTGTCCTGAGCGACAGCACCAGTTTTAAGCTCATCTACAGATACGCCTTTGATTTCGCTCGG GAAAAAGATCAGAGGAGTCTGGACTTGAACACAGCAAAGTGCATGCTGGGGCTTCTCCTGGGGAAAACATGGCCTCTGTTTCCTGtgtttaatcagtttttagaG CAATCCAAGTACAAAGTCATCAACAAAGACCAGTGGTGCAATGTTTTAGAGTTCAGCAGGACAATCAACCTGGACCTTAGTAACTATGATGAAGATGGTGCCT GGCCTGTTTTGCTGGATGAGTTTGTGGAATGGTACAAGGAAAGACAGATGTCATAG